The Streptococcus mitis genome has a segment encoding these proteins:
- the prsA gene encoding peptidylprolyl isomerase PrsA gives MKKKLLAGAITLLSVATLAACSKGSEGADLISMKGDVITEHQFYEQVKSNPSAQQVLLNMTIQKVFEKQYGSEVDDKEVNDTIAEEEKQYGENYQRVLSQAGMTLETRKAQIRTSKLVELAVKKAAEAELTDDAYKKAFDEYTPDVTAQIIRLDNEDKAKEILEKAKASDADFAQLAKDNSTDEKTKANGGEITFDSASTEVPEQVKKAAFALDVNGVSDVISVTGTQAYSSQYYIVKLIKKTEKSSNIDDYKEKLKTVILTQKQNDASFVQSIIGKELQAANIKVKDQAFQNIFTQYIGGGDSSSSSSSKE, from the coding sequence ATGAAGAAAAAACTATTGGCAGGTGCCATTACACTATTATCAGTAGCAACTTTAGCAGCTTGTTCGAAAGGTTCAGAAGGGGCAGATCTTATCAGCATGAAAGGGGATGTCATCACAGAACATCAATTTTATGAGCAAGTGAAAAGCAATCCTTCAGCTCAACAAGTATTGTTGAACATGACCATCCAAAAAGTATTTGAGAAGCAATATGGCTCAGAAGTAGATGACAAAGAAGTCAACGATACTATTGCCGAAGAAGAGAAACAATATGGTGAGAACTACCAACGTGTCTTATCGCAAGCAGGAATGACTCTTGAAACACGTAAAGCTCAAATTCGTACAAGTAAATTGGTTGAGTTGGCAGTTAAGAAAGCAGCAGAAGCTGAATTGACAGATGATGCTTACAAGAAGGCCTTTGACGAATACACTCCTGATGTGACTGCTCAAATTATCCGTTTGGACAATGAAGACAAAGCTAAAGAAATTCTTGAAAAAGCTAAAGCTAGTGATGCAGACTTTGCTCAATTAGCCAAAGATAATTCAACAGATGAGAAAACTAAAGCGAATGGTGGAGAAATCACTTTTGATTCTGCTTCAACAGAAGTACCAGAACAAGTTAAAAAAGCTGCTTTTGCTTTAGATGTAAACGGTGTTTCTGATGTGATTAGCGTTACTGGAACACAAGCCTACAGCAGTCAATATTACATTGTTAAACTGATTAAGAAAACAGAAAAATCATCTAATATTGACGATTACAAAGAAAAATTAAAAACTGTTATCTTAACTCAAAAACAAAACGACGCATCATTTGTTCAAAGTATTATCGGAAAAGAATTGCAAGCAGCCAATATCAAGGTTAAAGATCAAGCCTTCCAAAATATCTTCACTCAATACATCGGTGGTGGAGATTCAAGCTCAAGCAGTTCTTCAAAAGAATAA
- the rpoD gene encoding RNA polymerase sigma factor RpoD: MATKQKEVTTFDVQVAEFIRNHKQKGTATDDEINASLVIPFTLDADGIEDLLQRIQDAGISITDNEGNPSARVLSTEEEPELSDEDLIGSTSAKVNDPVRMYLKEIGVVPLLTNEEEKELALAVEAGDIEAKQRLAEANLRLVVSIAKRYVGRGMQFLDLIQEGNMGLMKAVDKFDYSKGFKFSTYATWWIRQAITRAIADQARTIRIPVHMVETINKLVREQRNLLQELGQDPTPEQIAERMDMTPDKVREILKIAQEPVSLETPIGEEDDSHLGDFIEDEVIENPVDYTTRIVLREQLDEVLDTLTDREENVLRLRFGLDDGKMRTLEDVGKVFNVTRERIRQIEAKALRKLRQPSRSKPLRDFIED; encoded by the coding sequence ATGGCAACAAAACAAAAAGAAGTAACAACATTTGACGTACAAGTAGCAGAATTTATCCGTAATCATAAACAAAAAGGTACAGCAACTGATGATGAAATTAATGCAAGTCTAGTGATTCCTTTTACCTTGGATGCTGATGGGATTGAAGATCTCTTGCAACGAATTCAGGATGCAGGGATTTCTATCACAGATAACGAAGGAAATCCGAGTGCGCGTGTTCTTAGCACTGAAGAAGAGCCAGAACTCAGTGATGAGGATTTGATTGGTTCAACTTCGGCTAAGGTTAATGACCCTGTCCGTATGTACTTGAAAGAAATCGGAGTCGTTCCTCTCTTGACCAATGAAGAGGAAAAAGAATTGGCGCTGGCTGTTGAAGCGGGTGACATCGAAGCTAAACAACGTCTTGCGGAAGCCAACCTTCGTTTGGTTGTTTCTATTGCTAAACGTTATGTCGGCCGTGGTATGCAGTTCCTTGACTTGATTCAAGAAGGAAATATGGGCTTGATGAAGGCGGTTGACAAGTTTGATTATTCTAAAGGGTTCAAGTTTTCAACTTACGCAACTTGGTGGATTCGTCAGGCTATCACTCGTGCTATTGCGGATCAAGCTCGTACCATCCGTATCCCAGTTCATATGGTTGAAACTATCAATAAATTGGTTCGTGAACAGCGTAATCTCCTTCAAGAATTGGGACAAGATCCAACACCAGAACAAATCGCTGAACGAATGGATATGACCCCTGACAAGGTTCGTGAAATCTTGAAGATTGCTCAAGAACCGGTATCCCTTGAAACTCCAATCGGTGAAGAGGATGATAGCCACCTTGGAGACTTTATCGAAGATGAAGTGATTGAAAATCCAGTGGACTATACAACTCGTATCGTCTTGCGTGAGCAGTTGGATGAGGTCTTGGATACTCTTACAGACCGTGAAGAAAACGTCTTGCGCTTGCGCTTCGGACTAGATGATGGTAAAATGCGTACCCTTGAAGATGTGGGTAAAGTCTTTAACGTGACTCGCGAGCGTATCCGTCAGATTGAAGCAAAGGCTTTGAGAAAACTACGCCAACCAAGTCGTAGCAAACCGCTTCGTGATTTTATTGAAGACTAA
- the dnaG gene encoding DNA primase yields MVDKQVIEEIKNNANIVEVIGDVISLQKAGRNYLGLCPFHGEKTPSFNVVEDKQFYHCFGCGRSGDVFKFIEEYQGVSFMEAVQLLGERVGIQLTMPVPSRPQQVSPHQALYDMHEEAARFYHAILMTTKMGEEARAYLYKRGLTDEVLRHFQIGLAPAERTYLYQRLADKFEEKDLLDSGLFYLSDGNQFHDTFFGRIIFPLTNDKGQVIAFSGRIWKETDNQTAKYKNSRSTSIFNKSYELYHLDKAKKGTGKIPELYLMEGFMDVIAAYRAGIENAVASMGTALSKEHVDHLKHFTKKIVLSYDGDKAGHAATAKALEELKDFSVEVVRVPDSMDPDEYLQKNSAEDLAYLLTKTRISPIEFYIHQLKPENSDNLQAQIEFIEKIAPLIAKEKSITAQNSYIHILADNLPSFDYQQVEQIVNESRIFQRQERVKERPAPVAISLPVTRQLTAVMRAEAHLLYRMAENPVVLNDYRLRDDFFFDTPEFQILYELLSEQGKIGSEDLSHQSPEVETAWYQVLALDLPSEILPQELVEVEESRNRALLSKDNLRIKKKVQEASHVGDTDRALEELERLISQKRRME; encoded by the coding sequence ATGGTTGACAAACAAGTCATTGAAGAAATCAAAAACAATGCCAACATTGTGGAAGTCATAGGTGATGTGATTTCTTTGCAGAAGGCTGGACGGAACTATTTAGGGCTCTGTCCTTTTCATGGTGAAAAGACTCCTTCTTTCAACGTTGTGGAAGACAAGCAGTTTTATCACTGTTTTGGTTGTGGGCGCTCAGGAGATGTTTTTAAGTTCATCGAAGAATACCAAGGTGTATCCTTCATGGAAGCCGTTCAGCTCTTAGGAGAGCGTGTCGGTATTCAATTAACGATGCCTGTCCCGTCTCGTCCTCAACAGGTTTCCCCTCATCAGGCTCTATATGATATGCATGAAGAAGCTGCACGATTTTACCATGCAATTCTCATGACGACCAAGATGGGAGAAGAAGCAAGGGCTTATCTATATAAGCGAGGGTTGACAGACGAAGTTCTAAGGCACTTCCAGATTGGGTTGGCTCCAGCTGAGAGAACCTATCTCTATCAACGTTTGGCTGATAAGTTTGAGGAAAAGGATTTACTGGATTCGGGCTTGTTTTACTTGTCAGACGGTAATCAGTTTCATGATACTTTTTTCGGACGTATCATCTTTCCTTTGACCAATGATAAGGGGCAGGTCATTGCCTTTTCAGGTCGTATCTGGAAAGAAACAGATAATCAGACTGCCAAGTATAAAAATAGTCGCTCAACTTCAATTTTTAACAAGAGTTATGAATTGTATCATTTGGACAAGGCTAAAAAAGGAACTGGGAAAATCCCAGAACTCTACTTGATGGAAGGTTTTATGGATGTTATCGCCGCCTACCGTGCTGGTATAGAGAATGCTGTAGCTTCCATGGGAACGGCTCTGAGCAAGGAACATGTTGACCATCTCAAACACTTTACTAAAAAGATTGTCCTCAGCTACGATGGTGATAAGGCAGGGCATGCAGCAACAGCAAAAGCGTTGGAGGAATTAAAAGATTTCTCAGTGGAAGTTGTTCGAGTACCTGATTCCATGGACCCAGATGAGTATTTACAAAAGAATTCTGCTGAAGACCTGGCTTATCTCTTAACCAAGACTCGGATTAGTCCCATAGAATTTTATATTCACCAACTTAAGCCGGAAAATAGCGATAACTTGCAGGCGCAAATTGAGTTCATTGAAAAGATTGCACCCTTAATCGCCAAAGAAAAGTCTATCACTGCCCAAAATTCTTACATCCACATTCTGGCGGACAACCTGCCTTCCTTTGATTATCAGCAGGTGGAACAGATTGTAAATGAAAGTCGGATTTTCCAAAGGCAGGAGAGGGTCAAGGAGCGTCCTGCACCAGTAGCGATCAGTTTACCTGTTACGCGGCAACTGACAGCAGTTATGAGAGCAGAAGCTCATCTCCTTTATAGGATGGCTGAGAATCCAGTTGTTTTGAATGATTATCGTTTGCGAGATGATTTTTTCTTTGATACCCCAGAATTTCAGATTCTTTACGAATTATTAAGTGAGCAGGGAAAAATCGGATCAGAGGACCTCTCCCATCAGTCACCTGAAGTTGAAACTGCCTGGTATCAAGTGCTTGCTCTTGATTTACCATCTGAAATCTTACCTCAGGAACTAGTGGAAGTGGAAGAATCTCGAAACCGTGCCCTCCTCAGTAAGGACAATTTAAGGATTAAAAAGAAAGTGCAGGAAGCGAGCCATGTAGGAGATACCGACAGAGCCTTAGAAGAATTGGAACGTTTAATTTCCCAAAAGAGAAGAATGGAGTAA
- the trpX gene encoding tryptophan ABC transporter substrate-binding protein: protein MKNKRLIGIIAALAVLVAGSLIYSSMNKPEAKNEKKVAKVGVLQFVSHPSLDLIYKGIQDGLAEEDYKDDQLKIDFMNSEGDQSKVATMSKQLVADGNDLVVGIATPAAQGLASATKELPVIMAAITDPIGANLVKDLKKPGGNITGVSDHNPAQQQVELIKALTPNVKTIGALYSSSEDNSKTQVEEFKAYAEKAGLTVETFAVPSTNEIASTVNVMTSKVDAIWVPIDNTIASAFSTVVSSNQSAKKPIYPSATAMVEAGGLASVVVDQHDLGVATGKMIAQVLKGAKPADTPVNVFSTGKSVINKKLAQELGITIPESVLKEAGQVIE, encoded by the coding sequence ATGAAAAATAAACGTTTAATTGGAATTATTGCTGCATTAGCAGTCTTAGTAGCAGGAAGCTTGATTTACTCTTCAATGAATAAACCAGAAGCTAAAAATGAAAAGAAAGTTGCCAAAGTTGGTGTCCTTCAGTTTGTGAGTCATCCCTCTCTTGACTTGATTTATAAAGGAATTCAAGATGGACTTGCAGAAGAAGATTATAAAGATGATCAGTTGAAGATTGACTTTATGAACTCAGAAGGCGACCAAAGTAAGGTTGCAACAATGAGTAAACAATTGGTTGCAGATGGGAATGACTTGGTTGTTGGTATCGCAACACCAGCTGCTCAAGGTTTGGCTAGTGCCACAAAAGAACTACCGGTTATCATGGCTGCTATTACAGACCCAATCGGAGCGAACTTGGTCAAAGATTTGAAAAAACCAGGTGGCAACATTACAGGGGTATCTGACCACAACCCAGCTCAACAACAAGTTGAACTCATCAAAGCTTTGACACCAAATGTGAAAACAATCGGAGCCCTTTACTCAAGCAGCGAAGACAATTCAAAAACACAGGTAGAAGAATTTAAGGCTTATGCTGAAAAAGCAGGTTTGACTGTAGAAACATTTGCTGTTCCTTCAACAAATGAAATTGCTTCAACAGTTAACGTTATGACTAGCAAGGTTGATGCTATCTGGGTTCCAATCGATAACACAATTGCATCTGCCTTTTCAACAGTTGTATCAAGCAACCAATCAGCTAAAAAACCAATCTACCCAAGCGCAACTGCCATGGTAGAAGCAGGTGGCTTGGCATCAGTTGTAGTTGACCAACACGACCTTGGTGTGGCAACAGGTAAAATGATTGCGCAAGTCTTGAAAGGTGCAAAACCAGCTGATACTCCAGTCAATGTCTTTTCAACTGGTAAATCAGTTATCAATAAAAAATTGGCACAAGAGCTAGGTATTACGATTCCTGAATCTGTTCTAAAAGAAGCAGGACAAGTGATTGAATAA
- the ftsW gene encoding cell division peptidoglycan polymerase FtsW: MKISKRHLLNYSILVPYLLLSILGLIVVYSTTSAILIEEGKSALQLVRSQGMFWIFSLILIVLIYKLKLNFLRKERLLFIVMFVELILLALARLIGTPVNGAYGWISVGPLTIQPAEYLKIIIIWYLAQRFSKQQDEIGIYDFQVLTQNQWIPRAFNDWRFVLLVMIGSLAIFPDLGNATILALVALIMYTVSGIAHRWFIVFIGVLFGVSALSLSAISMIGVDKFSKVPVFGYVAKRFSAYFNPFADLAGAGHQLANSYFAMVNGGWFGLGLGNSIEKRGYLPEAHTDFVFSIVIEEFGFVGASLILALVFFLILRIILVGIRAKNPFNSMMAIGVGGMMLVQVFVNIGGISGIIPSTGVTFPFLSQGGNSLLVLSVAIAFVLNIDASEKRAQLYEELEAHSSNYM; the protein is encoded by the coding sequence ATGAAGATTAGTAAGAGGCACCTGTTAAACTATTCTATTCTAGTTCCTTACTTACTTTTATCTATTTTGGGTTTGATTGTAGTCTATTCTACAACCAGTGCCATTCTTATTGAAGAAGGTAAAAGTGCCCTCCAATTGGTTCGAAGTCAGGGAATGTTTTGGATATTTAGTTTAATATTGATTGTCTTGATATATAAGCTGAAACTGAATTTTTTAAGAAAAGAACGACTTTTATTTATTGTTATGTTTGTTGAGCTGATTCTCTTAGCTCTGGCTCGCTTAATTGGTACGCCAGTCAATGGAGCCTATGGTTGGATTTCAGTAGGACCTTTGACCATTCAGCCAGCGGAGTATTTGAAGATTATCATCATCTGGTACTTGGCCCAACGTTTTTCAAAACAACAGGATGAAATTGGTATTTACGATTTTCAAGTTTTAACTCAAAATCAATGGATTCCTCGAGCTTTTAATGATTGGCGTTTTGTCCTCTTGGTAATGATAGGAAGTTTGGCTATTTTCCCAGATTTGGGGAATGCGACTATCCTAGCGCTGGTCGCCTTGATTATGTATACAGTTAGTGGGATTGCTCATCGTTGGTTTATAGTCTTTATCGGTGTATTGTTTGGAGTTTCAGCCCTATCCTTATCAGCTATTTCTATGATTGGGGTTGATAAGTTTTCAAAAGTTCCAGTATTTGGTTACGTTGCTAAGCGTTTCAGTGCCTACTTTAATCCCTTTGCTGATTTGGCAGGAGCAGGCCACCAACTTGCAAATTCCTACTTTGCCATGGTAAATGGTGGTTGGTTTGGTCTAGGATTAGGAAATTCAATCGAAAAACGTGGTTATTTACCAGAGGCTCATACAGACTTTGTATTTTCAATTGTCATTGAAGAGTTTGGATTTGTGGGAGCCAGCTTGATTTTAGCCCTTGTCTTTTTCCTGATTTTGCGGATTATCCTAGTCGGTATTCGTGCTAAGAATCCCTTTAATTCCATGATGGCGATTGGGGTTGGGGGGATGATGCTGGTACAGGTATTTGTTAATATTGGCGGAATTTCGGGCATTATTCCTTCGACAGGAGTAACCTTCCCCTTCCTATCACAAGGGGGGAACAGTCTCCTAGTCTTGTCTGTAGCCATCGCCTTTGTCTTAAATATTGATGCAAGTGAAAAACGTGCCCAATTATATGAGGAGTTAGAAGCTCACTCATCAAACTATATGTAG
- a CDS encoding ABC transporter permease yields the protein MILSIISQGFVWAILGLGIFMTFRILNFPDMTTEGSFPLGGAVAVTLITKGVNPFLATLVAVGAGCLAGMAAGLLYTKGKIPTLLSGILVMTSCHSIMLLIMGRANLGLLGTKQIQDVFPFDSDLNQLLTGLIFVSLVIALMLFFLDTKLGQAYIATGDNPDMARSFGIHTGRMELMGLVLSNGVIALAGALIAQQEGYADVSRGIGVIVVGLASLIIGEVIFKSLSLAERLVTIVVGSIAYQFLVWAVIALGFNTSYLRLYSAVILAVCLMIPTFKQTILKGAKLSK from the coding sequence ATGATACTATCTATTATTTCTCAAGGATTTGTCTGGGCTATTTTAGGTCTGGGAATCTTTATGACATTTAGGATTTTGAACTTTCCAGATATGACGACAGAAGGTTCCTTCCCTCTTGGGGGAGCTGTTGCTGTCACTTTGATAACCAAAGGCGTGAACCCATTTTTAGCGACTCTTGTTGCTGTAGGAGCAGGTTGTTTGGCTGGAATGGCAGCAGGACTTCTTTATACAAAAGGGAAGATCCCAACCTTGCTCTCAGGGATTTTGGTGATGACTTCCTGTCACTCTATCATGCTCTTGATTATGGGACGTGCGAATTTAGGCCTGCTTGGAACTAAGCAAATTCAGGATGTTTTCCCTTTTGATTCAGACTTGAACCAACTCTTGACAGGTCTTATCTTTGTCAGTCTTGTTATTGCTCTCATGCTCTTTTTCTTGGACACTAAACTCGGACAAGCCTATATTGCTACAGGTGACAATCCTGATATGGCTAGAAGTTTCGGGATTCATACTGGACGCATGGAGCTCATGGGATTGGTCTTATCAAATGGTGTGATTGCCCTTGCAGGAGCTCTCATTGCCCAGCAAGAAGGTTATGCCGATGTATCGCGAGGAATTGGGGTTATCGTTGTAGGTCTTGCAAGTTTGATTATTGGGGAAGTTATTTTCAAGAGTTTGAGCTTGGCAGAACGTCTGGTTACCATCGTTGTCGGGTCTATCGCTTATCAATTCTTAGTGTGGGCGGTTATCGCTCTTGGCTTTAATACAAGTTACCTTCGTTTATACAGTGCCGTGATTTTGGCAGTCTGCCTCATGATTCCAACATTTAAGCAAACAATCTTGAAAGGAGCCAAGTTAAGCAAATGA
- a CDS encoding ABC transporter ATP-binding protein, which produces MTAIVELKNATKIVKNGFDEEKIILNDVSLEIFEQDFITILGGNGAGKSTLFNTIAGTLSLTSGTIRILGEDVTKFSPEKRAKYLSRVFQDPKMGTAPRMTVAENLLIAKFRGEKRGLLPRRLTSYKDEFQATIEKVGNGLEKHLNTPIEFLSGGQRQALSLLMATLKRPELLLLDEHTAALDPKTSVALMELTDEFVKKDQLTALMITHHMEDALKYGNRLIVMKEGRIIQDLNNEEKSKMKISDYYQLFE; this is translated from the coding sequence ATGACAGCAATTGTAGAATTAAAAAATGCAACCAAAATTGTTAAAAATGGCTTTGATGAAGAAAAGATTATTTTAAATGATGTTTCCTTAGAAATCTTTGAACAGGACTTTATCACGATTTTAGGTGGAAATGGTGCTGGTAAATCAACCCTCTTTAACACTATTGCAGGAACCTTATCACTAACCAGTGGAACTATCCGTATTTTAGGTGAAGATGTTACCAAGTTTTCACCAGAGAAGAGAGCCAAGTATCTGTCTCGAGTCTTCCAAGATCCCAAGATGGGGACAGCTCCTCGTATGACGGTTGCAGAGAATCTCCTGATTGCCAAGTTTCGTGGCGAAAAGCGTGGATTGCTACCACGACGCTTGACTAGCTATAAGGATGAATTTCAGGCAACCATTGAAAAAGTAGGAAATGGTCTTGAGAAACACTTGAATACGCCAATTGAGTTCTTATCAGGTGGGCAAAGACAGGCCTTGAGTCTCTTGATGGCAACCTTGAAGCGACCTGAATTACTCTTGTTAGACGAGCATACTGCAGCCCTTGATCCAAAGACCAGTGTTGCCCTCATGGAATTGACAGATGAATTTGTCAAGAAAGATCAGTTGACAGCTCTTATGATTACTCATCATATGGAAGATGCTCTCAAATATGGTAATCGTCTGATTGTCATGAAGGAAGGTCGTATAATTCAAGACCTCAATAATGAAGAAAAATCTAAGATGAAAATCTCAGACTACTATCAATTATTTGAATAG
- the ppc gene encoding phosphoenolpyruvate carboxylase has product MSLQKLENYSNKAVVQEEVLILTELLEDITKNMLAPETFEKIMQLKELSTQEDYQGLNQLVTSLSNDEMAYISRYFSILPLLINISEDVDLAYEINHQNNIDQDYLGKLSATIKMVAEKENAVEILEHLNVVPVLTAHPTQVQRKSMLDLTNHIHTLLRKYRDVKLGLINKEKWHNDLRRYIEIIMQTDMIREKKLKVTNEITNVMEYYNSSFLKAVPHLTAEYKRLAKKHGLELKHPKPITMGMWIGGDRDGNPFVTADTLKQSAMTQCEVIMNYYDEKIYQLYREFSLSTSIVNVSKQVREMARQSKDNSIYREKELYRRALFDIQSKIQATKTYLIEDKEVGARYETANDFYKDLITIRDSLLENKGEALISGDFVELIQAVEIFGFYLASIDMRQDSSVHEACVAELLKSAGIHSHYSELSEEEKCQLLLKELEEDPRILSATHVEKSELLEKELAIFKAARKLKDKLGDDVIRQTIISHATSVSDMLELAILLKEVGLVDKERARVQIVPLFETIEDLDHSEETMREYLSLPLAKKWIASRNNYQEIMLGYSDSNKDGGYLSSCWTLYKAQQQLTAIGDEFGVKVTFFHGRGGTVGRGGGPTYEAITSQPLKSIKDRIRLTEQGEVIGNKYGNKDAAYYNLEMLVSAAINRMITQKKSDTNTSNRYEAIMDQVVDRSYDIYRDLVFGNDHFYDYFFESSPIKAISSFNIGSRPAARKTITEIGGLRAIPWVFSWSQSRVMFPGWYGVGSSFKEFIDKNPENIAILRDMYQNWPFFQSLLSNVDMVLSKSNMNIAFEYAKLCEDEEVKAIYETILNEWQVTKEVILAIEGYDELLAENPYLKASLDYRMPYFNILNYIQLELIKRQRRGELSSDQEKLIHTTINGIATGLRNSG; this is encoded by the coding sequence ATGTCTCTTCAAAAATTAGAAAACTATAGTAATAAAGCTGTCGTGCAAGAAGAAGTATTGATTTTAACAGAATTGTTAGAAGATATCACTAAAAATATGCTTGCACCAGAGACTTTTGAAAAAATCATGCAGTTGAAAGAATTGTCAACTCAAGAAGATTATCAAGGCTTGAACCAATTGGTTACTAGTCTGTCAAATGATGAAATGGCTTATATTTCACGCTATTTCTCTATCTTGCCCCTCTTGATTAATATTTCAGAAGACGTGGATTTGGCTTATGAAATCAACCACCAAAATAATATCGATCAAGATTATCTTGGGAAATTATCAGCAACAATCAAAATGGTTGCTGAAAAAGAAAATGCGGTTGAAATTCTTGAACACTTGAATGTTGTCCCTGTTTTGACAGCCCATCCAACACAAGTGCAACGTAAGAGTATGTTGGATTTGACCAACCATATCCACACCCTCTTGCGTAAGTATCGTGATGTGAAATTAGGCTTGATTAATAAGGAAAAATGGCATAATGATCTCCGTCGTTACATTGAGATTATCATGCAGACAGATATGATTCGTGAAAAGAAATTGAAAGTAACCAATGAAATCACGAATGTTATGGAATACTACAATAGTTCATTCCTGAAGGCAGTTCCTCATTTGACTGCTGAGTACAAGCGTCTGGCTAAAAAACATGGCTTGGAGTTGAAACATCCTAAACCAATTACCATGGGTATGTGGATTGGTGGAGACCGTGATGGTAATCCATTTGTTACAGCAGATACCTTGAAACAATCTGCTATGACTCAGTGTGAAGTCATCATGAACTACTATGATGAAAAGATTTACCAACTTTATCGTGAATTCTCTCTCTCAACCAGTATTGTCAATGTAAGCAAGCAAGTTAGAGAAATGGCTCGTCAATCCAAGGACAACTCTATTTATCGTGAAAAAGAGCTGTATCGTCGTGCCTTGTTTGATATTCAATCAAAAATCCAAGCAACAAAAACCTATCTGATTGAAGATAAGGAAGTTGGAGCTCGCTATGAAACAGCTAATGATTTTTATAAGGATTTAATTACTATTCGTGATTCCCTCTTGGAAAATAAGGGTGAAGCACTGATTTCTGGTGATTTTGTTGAGTTGATCCAGGCAGTTGAAATTTTTGGTTTCTATTTGGCATCTATTGACATGCGTCAAGATTCTAGTGTTCACGAAGCCTGTGTAGCTGAACTCTTGAAATCAGCAGGTATTCATTCTCATTATAGTGAACTAAGTGAAGAAGAAAAATGCCAGCTTCTCTTGAAAGAATTGGAAGAAGATCCACGTATTCTTTCTGCCACTCATGTTGAAAAATCAGAATTACTTGAAAAAGAATTAGCAATCTTTAAGGCAGCTCGTAAGTTGAAAGATAAGTTGGGAGATGATGTCATTCGTCAGACCATCATTTCACATGCAACCAGCGTATCAGACATGCTGGAATTGGCTATCTTGCTAAAAGAAGTAGGGTTAGTTGATAAAGAAAGAGCCCGTGTCCAAATTGTTCCTCTCTTTGAAACAATTGAGGACTTGGACCACTCAGAAGAAACTATGAGAGAATACCTTTCTCTTCCTCTTGCTAAGAAATGGATTGCTTCACGTAATAACTACCAAGAAATCATGCTTGGTTACTCTGATAGTAATAAAGATGGTGGTTACCTTTCATCATGTTGGACCCTCTACAAGGCTCAACAACAATTGACTGCTATTGGAGATGAATTTGGCGTTAAGGTTACCTTCTTCCACGGCCGTGGTGGGACTGTCGGTCGTGGTGGTGGACCAACCTATGAAGCCATCACCTCTCAACCTCTCAAGTCCATTAAGGATCGTATCCGCTTGACGGAGCAGGGTGAAGTAATTGGCAATAAATATGGTAACAAAGACGCAGCTTACTATAACCTTGAAATGTTGGTTTCGGCGGCCATTAACCGTATGATTACTCAGAAGAAGAGCGATACCAACACCTCAAATCGTTACGAAGCTATTATGGACCAAGTGGTGGACCGTAGTTACGATATCTACCGTGATTTGGTCTTTGGTAATGATCATTTCTATGATTATTTCTTCGAGTCAAGTCCAATCAAGGCTATTTCAAGCTTTAATATTGGTTCTCGTCCAGCCGCTCGTAAGACTATTACTGAAATCGGTGGTTTGCGAGCTATCCCTTGGGTATTCTCATGGTCGCAAAGTCGCGTCATGTTCCCTGGATGGTATGGAGTTGGTTCAAGCTTCAAGGAATTTATCGATAAAAATCCAGAGAATATTGCTATCTTACGAGATATGTACCAAAATTGGCCTTTCTTCCAATCGCTTCTTTCAAATGTCGACATGGTCTTGTCAAAATCAAATATGAATATTGCTTTTGAATATGCCAAACTGTGTGAGGATGAAGAAGTCAAAGCAATCTATGAGACTATTCTAAATGAATGGCAAGTCACCAAGGAAGTCATCTTGGCTATCGAAGGTTACGATGAACTCTTGGCTGAAAATCCATATCTAAAAGCAAGTTTGGATTATCGTATGCCTTACTTTAATATTCTCAACTATATCCAGTTGGAGTTGATTAAACGTCAACGCCGAGGAGAATTATCAAGCGATCAAGAAAAATTAATCCATACAACCATCAACGGAATTGCGACAGGATTGCGTAATTCGGGCTGA